From Onychostoma macrolepis isolate SWU-2019 chromosome 05, ASM1243209v1, whole genome shotgun sequence:
gtcacttttaatcaatttaatgcatctttgctaaaGAAAAGTACTCCTTTTAGAATTTTCACCATTCAAAATGTAATGGAAATGATGATGCTCATAATTAGTGTCATGATCACAGTAATGGGGGCTCTGATGCTGCTTTTTAGTGGCACAACCCTTAAAACCTAAATTCAAGCTGCTGCCTTGCTAGCGCTGATATTTCCTTCAAGACATGCAAACTTAGTTTTGATGTAAGTTTTTGGTTATTTATTAACCAGAAACCTGAGTGTTGGGTTGAGTCCAGCTACAGTGGTTCAGAATCTCTAATAATAGCCTCGAACTGTGACTTACTTCACTTCAGCCATTGATGTCagcaaaatgtcattttctttGTGAGTGTGGTCACACCCATTCCACAACTTAAAAACTGGCAAATGAAACACTCAGCAGCCAAGCCAAGTTTGCTTGAGCATTTAGtagtcaaacatttagaatgtTTATGTCTATTTGTGCATTTAGAATTTTATAGTCTTAGTACAGACTTCTGAATTAAcattagagaaaaaaattaattatttcaacaaaaataaatcatgctgtgattttgtttgtttggataTGTGCCATAACTTGCTTTGCATTATCATTGTTTGAGTGAGTAGATAACATTTCAGCCGTTcactctgtgtttgtgtttgtgtgtgtgtgtgtgtgtgtgtgtgtttgtttgtgcttgCCATTCCAGTTTGCTTGGACCCATGTGACCTTGTTGATTGTGGTGACTCAGTCACATCTGGTTATTCAGAACCTGTTTGAGGGAATGATCTGGTAAGCCCACCTGACCTGACAGACCTGTCTGAGGTTTCACCTCACTCCTACTTGTGTTTCTCAAGCTGCATTCCTGTGTCTCCTAATGTTCCACTTGATAACTTGTTGCTCAAGGGAGAGCAGAAACACTCATTTAgttaactttattaaaatgtacattctaaTTCTCTAAAATAATTCACTGACGTAAATGAAACTAATTGAAACTTTCTTGTCTCCTGTTTTTCTTTATGTATTGTTGTTCACTGCAATTTCTTCTCTCCTACAGTAtgtgtttgtaaaataaaattgttatttgtTCTCCAGGTTTATTGTTCCCATCTCTATTGTGATCTGTAATGACATCATGGCCTACCTATTTGGCTTCTTTTTTGGAAGAACTCCACTGATTAAGGTGAACCTTTCCTCGCAGCACTAAACATTTCTGATAAACATTCTCCATCCCTCCGTTTTCTGAACTGATGAGTAAATTTCCATAATTGAATGCATTGTGGATGAAAATGATCTTATCTCGAACCTCTTTGCTCTCTCTTCCAGCTCTCCCCAAAGAAGACCTGGGAAGGATTCATTGGGGGATTCTTTGCAACAGTGGTCTTGAGTTTTTTTGTAAGTCACCATTAGACCTTcgagcctttttttttttttccaggatttctaaattgcctaaaatgtgTGGCATTTGGTATCCTCTACGCAGTCTTCATACATTATATGCATATGTACGTGTACTCGCATTACTTTGCAGACCGTTCTCTGTAGATCCCACTTTGTCATACACCTCGATTGGTCGATTATATACAATTCCTGCAtgctattggtcaaactacttttcagTCCTTCAGCAAGTATGAAAACAATGTGAAAACATAGccattttaggcaatttagaaatcctaGCCAGGATGTGTTGTATGCTCACCCTACCTTCAAGCAACACCAACAACTGTTACATTACCCCATAAACCTCATGGTATTGTGTGACAACTAAAACCTTAATTTCTCCCTCCtattccagtttgcatacctGCTATCCCAGTACCAGTACTTTGTTTGTCCAGTGGAATACAACAGTGAGACAAACCGCTTTGCAGTGGAGTGTGAGCCCTCAAATCTCTTCATGATACAGGAATACACACTTCCTGCAGTGGTGCAGAATGCAGTTAGATGGGTGAGTACAGGACAGGCCAAAACTACATGCTGTAACACCTAAGACGTTGTGGCCTGCTCtgcttaatatataataattgagAGGTTTGTTTTGTAACGATGTAGTATTGGCTGATGATGATGCCTACGTCTTTCTTGTGTCTGCAGAAAACGGTGAACCTTTACCCATTTCAGATCCACAGTATTGCGCTCTCTTCGTTCGCCTCTCTGATCGGACCGTTTGGTGGATTTTTTGCCAGTGGCTTCAAACGAGCTTTCAAGATTAAAGTTGGTTCATTTTCAGCAGAATTCACACACAAACccttgaatttgtatttaattgtcTTTATGCACTTAGAGTGACTGTTACACTGTGAGCTTgtgattttgttattttgtaggATTTTGCGGACACCATTCCTGGTCATGGTGGAATAATGGATCGTTTTGACTGTCAGTATCTGATGGCAACGTTCGTTCATGTTTACATAGCAAGTTTTATCAGGTGAGGAAGTCAGGTGACCTCTCAACTTATTTGGTTACACTTCATCATTTCTAAAGaatattaccaatcaaaatcCATAAAATAGGTGCTACTGAAagtataaagaaaaaataattatttcaattaGCATTAGAGACATGATCCAAAATTAAAAGACTAAATGCAAAATGAGTGTAAACATGGGCTTTGGCCagtaaataaattagatttactcatcagtgaGGCTGTTACTTTATAATTATCTTCAACATAATACATGGTTTAAGTCAAACTATGACTATGAAAAAGTCTGACCCTTCCTAATTTAGGTGTCACAAGCGAGATAATTCAAATCAAAGAAATCTTCTGAGACTTGTGTatcttcatattttattttattttatttattaaaaaatttaatcgcgttaatcacagtcatggactgtgattaatcatgattaatcgcaaatttaaaatactaggatttacctgtaaatgtgttgaaaaagaaatgcatgacaaactagtttaaggaaacagaacctttcacacttccgccaggtatgagacataatccttattattcttttatcattattcttttgtttttattcagccattatcagcctttaaactggcaataaaacgtttaccaagccacatcgcttcaatccctattatcaaaagcatttctaaataaatacaacaaaacatttcttgcgaccgtacatgaagtattatgacaaaatgcattatgaagaagaattggacctgttctgcagctgcattagagctaatattagcatcatgcttcataagacaatttatgagattaatagtacgcTTTTattcagaactcacttcaaactaccatcgagtgtttgtaataacttccttttgcgatcatatgtggaatttggtcgtttactgttgttaaaatatgctatttatagccttttatatcactgcacaaattagcatttcagatgtacacattcacctaaaaacaaaatcacatacagaccatatcctatcgtaatcttgtgtttattatcttatataatctatagtggctgttgtcatgtttatttctgctgtgtaatagccttaacatgtatgctctgctgaaactcacattgtttgtgatgttacaaccgtcTCTCAGTTCTTGCCatggatacattccaagtataatacacattagtaaaaggatctattttaatttttatttgtttacatacaCTTtaggcggccgcggtacattaaaaaagtagcccaaaaaactgcaacccacggctctgtaactTTTCCCGtgacagtattttcaaaataggcCACTTGTGCTGCTGCCTTGGCAACACTAGTTCGCTGTACCCtcgtcacacaatgatagataaccttccgcgctgcgatgacaggaagaagttggggtcaagccatatcaaatgattaatcacatgcgttaatgcgttaacgttgacacccctaatttatttagattatttttgtCCGTTGTACAGCTTcagtatatattgtataattttacatgaaatattttctattttattctatattctatttattattaacatCATGTTATTTGATagtttactgtatattgttattatattctTTTTCTTATTATGTCCATTGTTCGGTTTGTTGTTGCACTGTGGAATGAGGACATGTTAGAGCAGGTcaccttctatatattatttcaaaaaAGCATAAAAGATGTTTTCACTTCTGATACATTGCAAAAATTATTTAGCATTTTGATTTCAACATCAGAACTTCCATGTTTGGTGTACCTGTAATCTCAGAGATGTGCACACAGGAAGCATGTTTGACACTCGgccgggttttttttttttctctctttttttcttttccccagGGGGCCGAACCCCAGTAAGGTTTTACAGCAGTTGCTTGTCCTGCAACCTGAGCAGCAACTCAGCATCTTCAATACGCTGCGCAACCACTTACGAGAAAACGGCATGCTGCCCCCTGCTGTGGAGGAAGCCCAATGACAGACGTCTCCAGCTCATGTCCTGTTGAACTCAGTAAGCATTCACCCATGACTGTGATGGCACGAGCACACTCCCAACCGACCACAGGAGCTCCCGTTCAGTGAGAGAATGACGCCCGCTGCAAACTAAACTCTCACTTTTAACCCATGAGAAACTCACCAAATGAAGGAGCAAAATGACCACAAGGGGGCAACACGGTTCTCTTAACATCAGAGGTCTTCCAATCAACAACcatgcaaaataaaagattCAAGCACATGGTAAGTGAATGTATAGCACTACAGGAAGGGGGCTTCAGCGGAGTGACGTCATTGGCCTGGTTTGCAAAATCAGTAACTCATGGTGGTGACTTTAGGTTTTTGAGATGCCATAATTCTCATAGTTAACCTTTAAATGTGAGCTTAATTTATAACAGGGGTCCTAAACTCGAAGCATTACAAAACAGTGAGTCTAAAACAGAAGCATGTCTGTAAGTCCTACTGTTACTGCTTAAAATAGCCATGCTCCCTTTCCCATTactcagtgtgtttgtgtgagcgCTAAATTAACTCACATGTGTGTACATATCATCATATGTATTATTGCACATAGATATTATACACTAGAtcatatatagagagagattatacatttattaatataatatataaggcTTAACAAATTCTATAAAATAGTAATGAATATAGTTATGAAAATTATATGCAAAAAGACCTAGACTTGTCTTATTTTCTTAAATCTAGCATGACTAAACCTCTCTAGGGGTGGAGAATAACTTGAGCAGGTTGTTTTCAGGGGAGAAACTGCCTTGTTGAGAAGGTGATTTGCTGTGTTCCCCTCCATGACCATTGGTTTTAGTTGCACTGTAACTACATGAGTCGAAAGATTAAATTAGCTTTTCAG
This genomic window contains:
- the cds1 gene encoding phosphatidate cytidylyltransferase 1: MTELRRRGGGGGDPDSTENISDKEADGDDKLTFPGEGEGEMEGDSKADTPDVPPSTDNTPQCLNKALEGLSSRWKNWWIRGILSLTMIIGFFLIIYLGPIMLILVVMGVQIKCFHEIITIGYRVYHSYDLPWFRTLSWYFLICVNYFFYGETVADYFGALVQREEPLQFLVRYHRFISFALYLAGFCMFVLSLVKKHYRLQFYMFAWTHVTLLIVVTQSHLVIQNLFEGMIWFIVPISIVICNDIMAYLFGFFFGRTPLIKLSPKKTWEGFIGGFFATVVLSFFFAYLLSQYQYFVCPVEYNSETNRFAVECEPSNLFMIQEYTLPAVVQNAVRWKTVNLYPFQIHSIALSSFASLIGPFGGFFASGFKRAFKIKDFADTIPGHGGIMDRFDCQYLMATFVHVYIASFIRGPNPSKVLQQLLVLQPEQQLSIFNTLRNHLRENGMLPPAVEEAQ